TGGGTCGGCCCAGTGGTTCCCGCCGCCCCTCCGCGCCGAGATGAAGCACATCGTGGGCATCGGAGGGTGAGCGCCCGTGCGCGGGCGGAGGTCTCGGGGAGGGAGGCCGGGAATGAACGGAGGGCTGCCCAGCGCCTGGGGTCGCGGGGCCCGCCGCCCGATGTCGGAGCGCAGAGaggggtccctgccctcaggggctgGGCGCCGGGCCcagttttaaatttccaaatggaCATCACTTTTCGCCCTTAAACTCAGTGTCAACCCCAAACCCGGTGGGGACAGAGGATTATGTAGAGGTCAGGCAGACCCTGAAGGCGCTGGGGCGTCCTTGGGGGTGGACATGGGGGGACACCCCATCGGGGGGCAGGCACCGGGCAGGTGGGGCAGTGTGTAAGCTCCTGCCTTTGAAGCCACTTCTGCACGACCTCAGGCAGGGGCCTCGCCTCCCGGGGGTCCAAACTCTCCATTTTATTACCAACAATCAGCCTTTTAAGAGGATGCCTGGGCAGCATCTGGCATAagcagggctggctccagggaCAGGGGACGACCCACCCAGGCATCGCCCAGGGCCCTCCCCCACTTGGTCTACTGCTCTGCTGTCACCCTGTTGAAATTCCCAATACATATGTTGGATCAAGGGCCCCCACGTTTCATTTTGTGCCGGGCCCTGCACATTCTTTGCGGACTCTGAGCACGAGCTGTGCCTTTTATAACAACCCAAATTAACGCCAGGCATGTTCTAACCTGCTCCCCCTTAATATACGGGGGTGCCCCTCCCCCATCGGCCCTTTTTAAGGGCGGCGGCTTCCCCCCCACCACTTCCACACCCAGCTTTATGTCCCTGACACCTAGAATAAGAACAACGAGGTCACGGGGATACTGCTTTCTGGAAAGACCTGACCGCTAGCGTTCTCTGCCCTTTGTCAGTTCCAAGGGTCAAACGTCCTTGTTCCCTTTGCCGTGGGGTGACCTGGCGCTGAAGGGTCCCAGGGATTCGGGACTTTCGGCCCTAACACCGGAGAAGCCCCGGGGAAACCAGGACGAGTTGGTCACCCTAGTCTGccaactcctttttcttttctttttctttttttgtctcttcTCGATTACCACGAGGCTgtacctccaccataaggtggcTGCCTCTTCCAGGTTTTGTGTGAACCGCTGGGTTTCctattgcaaacattttcttctctcccagTCTGCACCTGACTTaacattttgactttttttaagcCCCACGGAGGCTAACTCatgctggggcctcagtttccccgtctgtaaaaATCAGCTCATGGCCCCACCTCCCAGGTTGGCAGGAGGGCTGAAccaagtttatatttttaaaatttttttaaaaatatgcccctaggcctgtttattttttatttttttatttttattttttcccccccaaagccccagtagatagttgtatgtcacagctgcacatccttctagttgctgtatgtgggacgcggcctcagcgtggccagagaagcggcgcgtcggtgcgcgcccgggatccgaacccaggctgccagcagaggagcgcgcgcacttaaccgctaagccacggggccggcccatgaaccGAGTTTAAATGTGGAAACCACGCTTAGACGTGGCTGCCGTGGGCTGAGACTGTGGGTTGGCTTTTTTTGCTAGTTTTaacattctctgccccttttctcTGCTTAGAAAGCCTCCTCTGACCCTCGACAAATAGAAACATCCTCTTAGGACCACAGTTTTGCGGTTCTGGGTTTTATTCCAGGGGGCCCCTTGGACCGGGATGGGCCCGGGGTGGGGGGGACCCGAGTGGCCTCACTCGATGCTCTCTTGGCAGCATGACCAACAGCGGCAAGACCACGCTGACCACCAGTCTGCTCAGGTCGCTGCCCAACTGCTGCGTGATCCACCAGGATGACTTTTTCAAGGTGGCCACCCTCGCCCGGGGGGTGTGGGGGAGGCGGCCCCCCGAGAAGGGGATCGGGGCAAGCGGCCGCCCTCTACTGCCCAGCGCCCGCGTGGGCCAGACAGGGGCCTCTGCCCGCCCTCCTGAGCCCTCCCGGGTGGCCCTGCGCTGACCCGCCCCGGGACAGCATCTCTCGGATGCCCAGCACTTTCCCACTGGACACCCGTGGACTGATGGGGAAACTGTGGTTCCAAAGGGGATGTGCCCCCGGGCCTTCATCCCCCTGCATCTCTGCTTTCCCAACCGCAGAGTGGGCTCCGAGCCCCTCCTTGGTCTCTGCAGAGGGTGAGGGCTAAGGAGTGATGGATGCAAAGtcctctccctcctgctcccaaGAGTTGGGGAGGGGGGGTCCGAGTGCCAGCCGGGCGCCCCACTCCGCCCAGGACCTCGGAGCCTGTAAGCATCCGCTGTGAGGGGCTGGGGCAGCTCCACGCGGGCCCCTCGTGGGGGCTCTCCGGGCGCCCAGGGGCCCACCGAGACTGTCACCCAGGGCGGGGACTGAGCCCGAAGCTTGGGCCCCTCTGTTTCAGCCCCAAGACCAAATAGCAGTTGGGGAGGACGGCTTCAAACAGTGGGACGGTAAGGACGGTCGGCGGCCCCGTGCCCCTGCCCCGCGCTGTCCCCCGGTCCCCGGCCCCGCCTGacgcccgccctccccccagtgcTGGAGTCGCTGGACATGAGGGCCATGCTGAGCACTGTCCAGGCCTGGGTGAGCAGCCCCCAGAAGTTCGCCCGCGCCCACGGGGTCAGTGTCCAGCCGGATGCCCCGGACACGCACATCCTCCTTCTGGAAGGCTTCCTGCTCTACAGCTACAAGTGAGCCTCTGTGGGGTCGGGCCCCAGACAGCCCCGGCCCCCCCCACTTCGTCAGACAGGAGCCGaggccggggtgggggtggggggcagcggGAGGCCCGGGGACgggggcagagctgggctcaGCTGAAAGGTCTGGGGCAAACAGTCGTGCTtcttggggaaactgagtcctcaTTCTAGAACCTCAGCCTCCTCGAGCAGAGCAGGAGGCTGGGCTGGACCCCCggccttgctgtgtgaccctgggcaagatgCGGTACCTCTCTGGGCCCGTCTAaactgggggagagggagggttcCATCCCTGGGGGCTGCTGTGGGGACGTTCCTGGGGCACAGGAGGAAACTGGCCGATGCTGGTCAGCTCCCTGACCCCTAAACTCACCGGCCCAgagccccccagccccaccacccgGGAAAGTACCCTGAGGCCAAGCCCGTGGGTTGTGTACTGGGACCGCCGTTGACGGAAGGCCCGTGGTGCTAACCGTGTCCCCCACCCGGGCCAGGCCCCTGCTGAACTTGTACAGCCGGCGGTACTTCCTGACCGTCCCGTATGAAGAATGCAAGAGACGGAGGAGGTGAGCCTGGGGCCCGGCTGGACTCCCACACGGGCCCAGGAGACGGGACCACGCCTGCTGGGCCCCGGCCGCCCTGGAGGCTGACGGACAGCGGGCAGCAGCTGGCCGGCACTCTGCTCCAGAAGCCCACGGCCCGGCGCCTGGATGGCACGgcccgccctgccccgccctgGGCCTCTCCCCCGCCCACGGGGTGAAGATGCTGGAAGTTGGGGCACCCAGGCCCAAGCGCGGGGCCCGTGCCTCAGTGGGGTCCCCTTTCTCAGTGGTGTTGTCCCCCCCCAAGTTCACGTCCCCAAGCTCTGCGTATGGCACCACCCTCGGGTGACGTGGGTGTCGCTCATTCTCCCCCATCTCCCTCCCCAGTACTCGAAGCTACGAGGTCCCCGATCCCCCTGGGCTCTTCGACGGCCACGTCTGGCCCATGTACCAGAAATACAAGCGGGAGATGGAGGCCAACGGCGTGGAAGTGGGTAAGCCCCTGAGTGAGAGGAGGCCTGGCCCTGGGGCCTCCCCAGCGGGACCACTCGGGAAACCTGGAAGTCCCTCCTCAAGTCTCACCGCCAGTCCCTCTTGCTTTTGGCCCCAGAGGCTGGTCTGTGCCAGCAGCCTGACTCCGCAGGTCGACCCGGCAGTCTGCCCGGCCCCTGTGAGCTGGCCGCCTGCCCCCTGGCGGCAGCCCCGGCGACCCGGCCCCGACTGTGGCCTTTCTGATTCCAGTGTACCTGGACGGCATGAAGTCCCGCGAGGAGCTCTTCCAGCAAGTCCTGGAAGACATTCAGAACCTGCTTCTGAACCGCTCCTAGGCGTGGCTGGAGAGCAGGGGCCACACGCGTCTCCAGCCACAGCGCGGCCAGGCCGGCGGCGTCCCAGCCGGACACCGCGTGACCGTTTCCCTTTGGGGACGTCTGTACAGGGGAGGGTGGAGGCCCCCCTCACAGCTCAGCATCTCGGGGCCCCGGGATCCCCCCCGAGATGCCTTTGTAACCTCACAGCCACTTAAGTATTAAACCTGGTCCTGTTTTTATAACCACTGGGGTCCAGCCTGCTGTGTTTGAGGCGCCAAGAGGGACCCTCCTGTCCCCTCGCCTTGGTTCGTTGGTGGCCTCTGGGGCTGGCACTGAGGGCTCTGGACAGCTACAGTGTCCACCTGTTGGACTTATACCGATGTGACCCAGGAGCTGCTTGGGgtcctggggcctcagtttccccaaaggGGAAATTTCCTGCAAGTTTTCAACAGATGGTGCAACACGTGGCTGGGAAGTCAGCCGAGCCCAAGGTGCCCCTGACTCTCGGCTGAGCCCCCGGCGTCTCCCCTGTGATTGGAGCTGACACCCACTTCACGGGGTTATCAGGAAGCTGTCACCACCCAGGATGCTCATAAAGGACACACTTCCCGCCCCAGAACCACGTCCCCCCGAGCCCTCCCCGAAACCTCCGAGAGACAGTTTATCATTTCCGCCCATTGCCTGGACggagagactgaggctcagagatggccAGTGGcttggcagagctggaatttgaacccagtctCCTCAGATCCCATTCCTTTTGCCTACAGGAGGCTGGAAGGTCTGGTGGAGACTAGAGCCCTGGAAGGGTGGTGATAGGGGGCGAGAGGGGGAGGACGGGGTGCCCCTTGACCTGAGGGTGACAGCCCACAGCTGGCAGGAAAAACCTGCAGTCCAGACAGGTTTGAACAAACCCAGTGAACATATGGAAATTAtgggggaaagaagagaaaagaaccaATTACCATATAactcagcagttccactcctaggaatgtgcccaaaagaactgaaaacaggtgttcaaataaaaacttgtatatgaatgttcatagtagcatgattcacagtagccaaaaggtggaaacaccccaagtgtccatcagtggatgatgggtaaacacaatgtggtccatccacacactggaatattatgcagccttgaaaaggaaggagattctgacacctgctccaacatggatggacctggaggacatgaCACTCAGTGAcctgagccagacacagaaggacagacactgtgtgatcccctcacaggaggtccctagaggagtcacatccACAGAGACAAAGTAGAcggtggggccaggggctgggggagggggagtcagTGTTTCATGGGGATGGGGCTCCATTATGGGGGGGACAAGTTTTCTAAAACTGATTGCACACCCtatgaatatacaaaaaaatttgAAGCGGACacattaaatgggtaaattgtatggtatgttcactctatttcaataaagctgtttaaaaaatcctttaggatttgataagaaaaaaaaacacccaatgtgacttttattttattcaggGGCATTTTCAACATTTGTGACTTGAATCAAAAATGCATTAATgttgccggccccgtggcttagcggttaagtgcgcgcgctccgctgctgacggcccggggttcggatcccgggcgtgcaccgaggcaccacttctctggccatgctgaggccgtatcccacatgcagcaactagaaggatgtgcagctatgacacacaactacctactggggctttggggaaaaataaataaataaataaaaattattaaaaaaaaatgcattaatgCCCATCTACTCATTAACAGCACGTTACCGTCAGGCTAATAAATCGGGCACCTGTCTTAATGGGGCCCTAAACGGTGGTTCACTCAACAAACGTTTATGGGTGTGTGATACGTGGATCTGCAAACTACGGTCCGTGGGCCGAATCTGGCCCGCTGCGAGTTTTTGTACAGCCTGTCAGCTAAGAATGGTTTCACATTTTTAAACGGTCAGGGGAAAATATAGCAGGAAGAATTAAATTTCGTGACACATGCAAATTATGtggaattcaaatttcagtgcctataaataaagttttattggcacgcAGCCACGCCCATTTGCGTATGTGTCATCTGTGCCTGGGCTACAGCGGCAGAGCTGAGAAGCTTCGACAGGGGTTCTCTAGTCTGCAAAGAGGAAAATACTTACTTTCTGCCCCTTTGCAGAAAATGTTTGTTGATCGGTGTGGTGGATGCCAGGGCTGGAGTGGAGGGCCACGGGGGACGGCTGCGACTGAGGTCGTGGGGTCCTGTGCCGAGTGAGACATGGGGCAGGACCAGGAGGAAGTGCCTGGGGGGCCTGCCAAGGCTTGCCCTTTACCACAGGCACGGAGCCCGGATAAGCTGATCTGCCCGTAACGGTGCCCAAAATAGTCCAGGATGGGACGGGGACTTGACAGAGGTGGCTCTGGGGCAGCCTGGGCCCTGCCCAGCCACCCAGCCTCCTGAGTCATTACGAGAACAGTAGCAAGAGGGTGACCAACGCAAAATAATGGAAGAAAACGTGTCatcgaggatgtagagaaattggcaTCCTTGTGCATGGCTGGTGGGAATGATGGCGCAGCCGCTGCGGAAAACAggatggcggttcctcaaaaagttacacacagagttaccatacgatccagccaccccacttctgggtatgtagccaaagaactgaaatcagtGTCCCAAATAGatgtttgcacacccatgttcacaacagctaaaacgtggaaacacccaagtgtccatcaatggatgatggATACACacatgtggtccatccacacgCTGGAATATTacgcagccatgaaaaggaaggaaatcctgacacctgCTCCAACGTGGATGGACCCCGAGGACATGACGCTCAGTGACATGAGCCCgacacagaaggacagacactgtgtgaTCCCCTCACAGGAGGCCCCTAAAGGAGTCacagccacagagacagaaagtggatggtggggccaggggctgggggaggggaggggagtcagTGTTTCCTGGGGACAGAGTCTCAGCTTGGGgagatggaaagttctggagacggatgatggcattggttgcacaacaatgtgaatgtgattaatgaactaaactatatacttaaaaaatgGTAAAGATGGTAACTTCTACGTTAttgatattttaccacaattgaaaaggaaaagatgaGAGCAGGAACAATAGGGTGACCAACTCACCCCGTTTGCCCCAACCGTCCCACTTTCAGCACTGCAAGTCCCCTGTCCTGGGAAGCCCAGGCAAGCTGGGACAGTGGGTCAGCCTACTCGGGGTCAACGGCCTCGAGAGGTCAGACTGTTCTGCGACCCACTtctctggggctcagagagggagacagacttgcccaaggtcactcagcagagctgagatttgaactcatGTCTGTCACCTGCCTACGCAGTGGCCTTGTCCAGCCCGGGAAGCACAGCCAGGCCGCTCCCGCTCGCCCTGTCAGGACTTTGTCTTCCCACCTACATCCTGGGAGGAGTTCTCTCATTGCCCCCAAGAACCACCGAGGGGCCCAGAGATTCCGGCCAGGCGGCTCTGGGCACGGCGATGCCATGGGCTAGGCTAAGCCGCGCCTTTCCCGAAGCCCTGCCGTCAGGGACAGAGCCCCGAGACAAACCATATCGCCCCCTCTCATTTCCACCAAGCACCCCCCTGCCTGGCGGCCTCCCCGGGCCCCAGGACTGGACGCCCTGAGATTGGGCAGCCCAGAGCGTGACAGGCTGCAGAACCCTGTCACCTTGGGCTCCCCTAGCCCTGCGAGGAGCTCCCCCAGTTCCCGGGGGCCCCCACCGCCACTGGTTTCCCACAGGTCCCTTCTGAAGCCATTCATTCTTCTCCTGCCTTCACAGGGGGCCGGGGCCGCAGACACCCCACAATTACCCATGCATTGACTAGTTTTCTTCACCAGTCTCgcttattttattgatttgaacTACATTCGTTTGAAGAGGAAACTCGATGGCATCGGTGTCAATGGGAAAATGCAAGTTTCCTGAGATGCATAAGAACAGAGCACATAACTACTCTAAGTTAGAACAATTGCCCACAAATCACCTGAAATCATCCCAGGACACCCGGTGCCGAGCAGCCCACCTTCCCGAAACGTTCAAGGCTAAGAACTCTCAAATAGCTGCGATTCTGCCCCCCTGGGGACACTGGGCGATATCTGGGGACATCTGTGGTTGTCACGCTAGGGGAGCTCCTGGCATCGAGTGGGTGGGGCCCGGGATGCTGCTCGACCCCCCACAGCGCCCAGGACGGCCCCCCACAGA
This portion of the Diceros bicornis minor isolate mBicDic1 unplaced genomic scaffold, mDicBic1.mat.cur scaffold_67_ctg1, whole genome shotgun sequence genome encodes:
- the NMRK2 gene encoding nicotinamide riboside kinase 2 isoform X2 — protein: MKHIVGIGGMTNSGKTTLTTSLLRSLPNCCVIHQDDFFKPQDQIAVGEDGFKQWDVLESLDMRAMLSTVQAWVSSPQKFARAHGVSVQPDAPDTHILLLEGFLLYSYNTRSYEVPDPPGLFDGHVWPMYQKYKREMEANGVEVVYLDGMKSREELFQQVLEDIQNLLLNRS
- the NMRK2 gene encoding nicotinamide riboside kinase 2 isoform X1 — protein: MKHIVGIGGMTNSGKTTLTTSLLRSLPNCCVIHQDDFFKPQDQIAVGEDGFKQWDVLESLDMRAMLSTVQAWVSSPQKFARAHGVSVQPDAPDTHILLLEGFLLYSYKPLLNLYSRRYFLTVPYEECKRRRSTRSYEVPDPPGLFDGHVWPMYQKYKREMEANGVEVVYLDGMKSREELFQQVLEDIQNLLLNRS